CTCGCCCAGGTAGATGCAACTGTGCTCCAGCAAATCATGGGGGTGCTGCGGTGTACCGTGCTGCGCCAGGTATTGCGGCGTGGCGCAGATCAAGTGTTCGATGGGCAACAATTGGCGCCCCACCAACCCCGGCGGCGGGCTGTCGGTGATGCGGATGCTCAGGTCGACATTGTCATCAATCAGGTCCACGTGCCGGTCCTCCAGGATCAACTGCACATCGACCTTGGGGTAACGCCGCAGAAACTCCGGCATATGCGGATGCACCACAAAACGCCCCACTGCCTTGGGCACGCTGACCCGCACCAGCCCTTCGGCCTCGTGGGTGTACTGCCCGCTGATTTCCATCACCGAACGCGCCGCGCTGACCATTTCCTGGCAACGCTTGAACACCTCTTCGCCGCCTTCGCTCAGGCGCAGCTTGCGCGTGGTGCGTTGCAGCAGGCGAGTGGCCAGGGCTTTTTCAAGGCGCGAGATGCTGCGGCTCACGGATGACGGCGATGCGCCCAGCTGCC
This genomic window from Pseudomonas sp. Bout1 contains:
- a CDS encoding LysR family transcriptional regulator; translation: MSINLPLPLLGEMAIFVKVVETGSFSEAARQLGASPSSVSRSISRLEKALATRLLQRTTRKLRLSEGGEEVFKRCQEMVSAARSVMEISGQYTHEAEGLVRVSVPKAVGRFVVHPHMPEFLRRYPKVDVQLILEDRHVDLIDDNVDLSIRITDSPPPGLVGRQLLPIEHLICATPQYLAQHGTPQHPHDLLEHSCIYLGETPGDARWKFRQGSKAVTVGVRGRYAANHTGVRLDAVLQHVGVGSLPYFTARHALEAGEVVQVLPGWDFIASYHGDAWLLHSPTRYLPPKLRVFIDYLVECMAKEPTLHKR